AATTTAATGGGTGGAACGAAATATTTAAAGCAGATGCTGGACCGCTATGATGGAAATAAGAAGCTTGCGCTGGCCGCTTACAATGCGGGACCGGGAAACGTGGACAAGTACAACGGTATTCCACCTTTCCGGGAGACACAGAATTATGTCGGCAAAGTCCTTGCCAAAACATGAAAAAACCTGACCGGATCCCTATGTGGGACGGTCAGGTTTTTTATTTATCCGGCTCTAAATGCCGGCTCATCTGCATGTATTTATTAAATACGACGGTCATTTCTTTTAAACGGTTGCGCACATCCTCATCGATCAGTTCTCCCTGGGTGGAGAAGTGGTTCGTGTGGGTGTAGACATAGTTCGGTGTCACCATACAGCGGAAGTAATTCAAGATCGGTTTCAATTGATTCTCGATGACCAGATGGTGCTGCAGTGTACCGCCGTTTGCTACGATCGAAACGGGCTTATAACGCATGGCCAGCGGGGATACTGCATCGAAAACATTCTTTAACGTTCCAGGAATGGATCCTTGGAAGATGGGTGTCGCGATTACATAGGCATCTGCACTTTCTACGGCCTGAATAAGCGCCTGCATATCTTCATTATATTCGTCCGCAGGCCTCCCATCGACGAATTGCAGGTCATAATTCTCCAAATCGACGATCTGGGTGTCGTGGGTGTCCGGAAGGTTTTGTATATATCCTTCTATTTCATTTAACAATGTTCTCGTTTTCTTACCGACAATTGTTCCATTCAACAATAAGATCCTCATCAACGTTCTCTCCTTTATTTTCTAGAACCTAACATAGCGTATGCAAAAATGAATGAAGTGGGCTTTATAACAAGTGCTGATATGTATGCCTGTGTAGAAACGGTCGATGGACCGACTATATCGAATAAGAGAAGTGCCGGTCCCGTCCATTTCATGGTAAAGTATCACGTAAGTTAAAGCAATCGTAAGCGGACGCTGGTACAGCGGCTTAGGTGCCGTTATAATGAGGTAGAGGAGTGAAGATCATGATCAAAATGCTCAGACGGATCAAGTTCCTTCTACATATAAGAAAATCGATACCTTTCCTCATCCGTTTCTTTCGATCGGCAGAAGTGACCCCCTGGAAAAAATGGCTTTCTTTGCTGTTTTTGCTCGGCTATGTCGCTTTTCCGTGGGATTTAATACCTGATTTCCTTTTGGTCATTGGTTTTATCGATGATCTCGCTGTCCTGACGTTCGTTCTACAGCTTATGGTGAGGATGGCTCCGGATTCGCTGAAGGAAGAATATGAGGTATAGGAGGATTAGGAAGGTTTAATGTAGGGAATTATGAGGTATGAGTTTATTGTGAATGATTTTAAATAATCAGTCGAGGAGTGGTGATTTTGAGTAAAGCAATGTTTACAGCACACGCAACAGCTAAAGGTGGACGTAACGGCCATGTCATTTCTGATGATGGTTTGATCGATTTGAACCTGGTCCAGCCGGGTGAAGGAAATGAAAAAGGTTCCAACCCTGAGCAGCTGTTTGCTGCCGGATATTCTGCATGCTATGACGGTGCATTGAACCTAATGGCAAGCAAGCAGAAGAAAGACATCGATTCAGAGGTCACTGCTGACGTAAGTCTGTTGAAAGATGAGTCGGACAACGGCTTCAAAATCGGCGTTGTACTTAATGTTGATATTAAGGGAGTGACGCAGGAAGAAGCTGAGGAGCTTGCGAAAGCTGCCCACGAATTCTGCCCATACTCCAAAGCGACTCGTGGTAACATCGAAGTAGAACTTAAGCCAAGAGCTGTATAAGTCATACCTTTAGAAGCACCCGTTTTCCGGGTGCTTCTTTGTTTGCAATCCTGTTATTTTATCGATTCGGAAAAGTGTGGTATTTTAGAGGCGGAGGGATGAAGGTCATGAAGATAACCGATCAAGCAAGAGACTTACTGCATCAGATCTTAGAAGACGAAGAAGCCGGTTGTCTCCGCCTGTTTTTTGCCGGGTACGGCTGCGGGGAACCTGATATCGGAATGACGATCGGGGAACCTCAGGCAGATGACGAACTGCATCAGATCAACGATATCCCCGTTGCAATCGACGGGCGGATCATGCATCTGACGGAAACGTTAACGATTGAAGGCAAACAGACGATGGAAGGACCGAAGTTTCAATTAAGCGGTCTACCGGAAAAAGAGTGTTGACTTCCCACTATCCAGCTGGATGTGGGTTTATTTTTTAAACAGAGAGAGGTTCGAAACATCATGATGGCACGTGGACACCAGGTCGTCGGATTCACTTTCGGGGTGGGTGCCTTGACGCTGCTTCCTTCCTTTGAATTGGTTTCCGAGCGACCATTTCAAACGATCTTATATTTTGTCTTTGTTTTATTCGGTTCCTTATTACCAGATATCGATACACCGACATCCACGCTTGGCAGTAAGTTCTGGAGAGGATTGATGACGGTGTTTACCCTCGCTTTCCTCTGCTACTTATTTGCACCTCAGTACTTGGATACATACAGGGATGAGCTGAAGATCTTCGTCATGCTTCTGCTGCCCATTCTAATTATGATCCGCGGTCATAGGAAAATGACCCACTCGATCCTGTTCGTGAGTCTGCTGGCATTATATGGTTACATATTGGAACAAACGTTGAATATCCCATGGTTTTACCTGGGAGGTTTGATGATCGGTGTTGTATCCCACCTTTTCGGGGACTACATAACAAAACAGGGTATCCCTCTTGGGTATCCTATATCTAAAAAGTACGTACAGTTTTTATTTA
This sequence is a window from Bacillus sp. SB49. Protein-coding genes within it:
- a CDS encoding NADPH-dependent FMN reductase, with protein sequence MRILLLNGTIVGKKTRTLLNEIEGYIQNLPDTHDTQIVDLENYDLQFVDGRPADEYNEDMQALIQAVESADAYVIATPIFQGSIPGTLKNVFDAVSPLAMRYKPVSIVANGGTLQHHLVIENQLKPILNYFRCMVTPNYVYTHTNHFSTQGELIDEDVRNRLKEMTVVFNKYMQMSRHLEPDK
- a CDS encoding YkvA family protein, with the protein product MIKMLRRIKFLLHIRKSIPFLIRFFRSAEVTPWKKWLSLLFLLGYVAFPWDLIPDFLLVIGFIDDLAVLTFVLQLMVRMAPDSLKEEYEV
- a CDS encoding organic hydroperoxide resistance protein, whose translation is MSKAMFTAHATAKGGRNGHVISDDGLIDLNLVQPGEGNEKGSNPEQLFAAGYSACYDGALNLMASKQKKDIDSEVTADVSLLKDESDNGFKIGVVLNVDIKGVTQEEAEELAKAAHEFCPYSKATRGNIEVELKPRAV
- a CDS encoding metal-dependent hydrolase, translating into MMARGHQVVGFTFGVGALTLLPSFELVSERPFQTILYFVFVLFGSLLPDIDTPTSTLGSKFWRGLMTVFTLAFLCYLFAPQYLDTYRDELKIFVMLLLPILIMIRGHRKMTHSILFVSLLALYGYILEQTLNIPWFYLGGLMIGVVSHLFGDYITKQGIPLGYPISKKYVQFLFTFKTGSSTEKVLIYGLVLWNVWFLTSIIF